In Amaranthus tricolor cultivar Red isolate AtriRed21 chromosome 3, ASM2621246v1, whole genome shotgun sequence, a single window of DNA contains:
- the LOC130808490 gene encoding B3 domain-containing protein REM16-like, translating to MESKKYEAWEEQMYWENFNFCHFAVVLSKDFRNSLILPKKFTDHMRTHLPDKAVLKVNGITWNVKLKKDKDDVMLQGDEWKEFTKAFSLNKLDMLLFKYNRHECFEVLLFDQANLCEKEASYFVRKGQQPNTDNCDNSKGKAKDNLVTEITDRNQEGFRGSAYNLSGRRNNKDCYYEEEHDEAYDSQENDTTPKKADCTRFMEVPFNYSKRKYKTAQKTTHKRKKTVAMPCYKSNRRLVTEAEKEKAMEKAKEALALCCNSFIAVMRPSSVYKHFYMRIPKNWKHESFYKKGQVILKVKDKTWVCTLVFDKYRGFQRGWKRFALENFLEEFDVCLFVPTTSINGRAALDVSIFRVVPEPVHLSRVTPCLAEDSDYPQRKRCRKYSGPFSKGFYSGRGANKTGRSTRPREIRAYGKSSTRQITEAQKVQVLNKAKETQDKHENSFTAIMRPCCVDKRFFMTIPKDWKPRSLMKKGQEVVLKVKEKTWVCIFCLSPSNVGLQTGWKRFALDNELEEFDACVFVPAEWKNGRLVFDVSIFRVHPKV from the exons ATGGAGTCCAAAAAGTATGAAGCTTGGGAAGAACAAATGTATtgggaaaattttaatttttgtcatTTTGCTGTGGTTTTGAGCAAGGATTTCCGTAATAGCCTT ATACTTCCCAAGAAATTTACTGACCATATGAGGACTCATTTACCAGACAAAGCAGTCCTCAAAGTTAATGGAATTACCTGGAATGTCAAACTCAAGAAAGATAAGGATGATGTTATGTTACAAGGAGATGAATGGAAAGAGTTTACCAAAGCCTTCTCTTTGAATAAGTTGGATATGCTACTTTTTAAGTACAATAGACATGAATGCTTTGAGGTTTTGCTCTTTGATCAAGCAAATTTGTGCGAGAAAGAAGCTTCTTATTTTGTGAGAAAAGGCCAACAGCCAAATACAGATAACTGTGACAATTCCAAGGGAAAGGCCAAGGATAATTTGGTTACGGAAATCACTGATAGGAACCAAGAAGGATTCCGTGGCTCTGCTTACAATCTAAGTGGCAGGCGCAATAATAAAG ATTGTTATTATGAAGAGGAGCATGACGAGGCTTATGACTCCCAAGAGAATGACACTACTCCAAAAAAAGCGGATTGTACAAGATTTATGGAAGTACCATTTAACTATAGCAAAAGGAAGTACAAAACTG CTCAAAAGACCACCCATAAGAGAAAAAAGACAGTTGCTATGCCTTGTTACAAATCAAATAGAAGGCTAGTAACTGAAGCAGAGAAAGAAAAGGCTATGGAGAAGGCAAAGGAAGCATTGGCGTTGTGTTGTAATTCCTTTATTGCTGTCATGAGACCGTCTAGTGTCTATAAGCATTTTTATATG AGGATTCCAAAAAATTGGAAACATGAATCTTTTTACAAGAAGGGTCAAGTGATTCTTAAGGTGAAAGACAAAACATGGGTGTGCACACTTGTGTTTGACAAATATCGAGGCTTCCAACGTGGATGGAAAAGATTTGCTCTTGAAAACTTCTTAGAAGAATTCGATGTATGCTTGTTTGTACCCACCACTTCTATAAATGGGAGAGCTGCACTGGATGTTAGCATTTTTCGAGTGGTTCCAGAACCCGTTCACCTTAGTCGAGTAACTCCTTGTCTTGCAGAAGACTCAGATTATCCTCAGAGAAAGAGGTGCAGAAAGTACTCTGGCCCCTTTTCTAAGGGCTTTTACTCTGGCAGGGGTGCTAATAAAACAG GAAGAAGCACCAGACCGAGAGAAATTCGTGCATATGGAAAATCAAGTACAAGACAAATAACCGAAGCACAAAAAGTACAGGTTCTAAATAAGGCGAAAGAAACGCAGGATAAACACGAAAATTCTTTCACTGCAATAATGAGACCGTGTTGTGTTGATAAACGCTTTTTCATG ACTATTCCAAAGGATTGGAAACCCAGAAGCCTAATGAAAAAGGGCCAAGAAGTAGTCCTTAAAGTAAAAGAGAAAACATGGGTGTGCATATTTTGTTTAAGTCCTTCAAATGTAGGACTTCAAACTGGTTGGAAACGCTTTGCGCTTGACAACGAGTTAGAAGAATTCGATGCCTGCGTGTTTGTGCCTGCCGAGTGGAAGAATGGGAGGTTAGTTTTCGATGTCAGCATATTCCGAGTTCATCCTAAAGTCTAG
- the LOC130808219 gene encoding RNA demethylase ALKBH9B-like isoform X2, giving the protein MPDKEDSDFDKCDTHSLGSWKDEAETNSYGTNVCSESVLDASPSEVCSNSASIVVETPKVRMSWADMTQEDELEGDGDALGEAARKKTELSRDQREYLRFMNVRRKKDFICLERIDGKFKNILQGLELHTGVFSAVEQKRIVDCVYELEEKGKKGELKERTYTAPRKWMKGKGRVTIQFGCCYNYATDKNGNPPGILKREEVDPLPPLFKVIVKRLIRWHVLPPTCVPDSCIVNIYDAGDCIPPHIDNHDFVRPFCTISFLSVCNIVFGTDLKIVGPGEFTGSMAIPLPVGSVLVLNGNGADVAKHCVPAVPSKRISITFRRMDESKRPVYYAPEPEFVGLEPLCYDEEGGKKSPSPRNMGRQGTRGGFRSERKKDEEPRYSGRYRPSTRAPRTRVNLAGS; this is encoded by the exons ATGCCGGATAAAGAAGATAGTGATTTTGATAAGTGTGATACTCATTCGTTAGGGAGTTGGAAAGATGAGGCAGAAACAAATTCATATGGTACCAATGTGTGCTCAGAATCAGTCCTTGATGCTTCCCCTAGTGAAGTGTGCAGTAATTCTGCATCTATTGTAGTTGAAACTCCCAAAGTTCGTATGTCGTGGGCCGACATGACTCAAGAGGATGAACTTGAAGGAGATGGAGATGCACTCGGTGAGGCGGCCAGAAAGAAAACAGAGTTATCTCGGGATCAAAGAGAGTATTTAAGGTTTATGAATGTTAGAAGGAAGAAGGATTTTATATGCCTTGAGAGGATTGATGGAAAGTTCAAGAATATTCTTCAAGGGCTTGAGCTGCATACAGGTGTATTCAGCGCTGTGGAACAGAAAAGGATTGTTGATTGTGTGTACGAACTCGAAGAAAAGGGAAAGAAAGGGGAGCTGAAAG AGCGCACTTACACAGCACCCAGGAAGTGGATGAAGGGTAAAGGACGTGTGACTATTCAATTTGGTTGCTGTTATAATTATGCTACT GATAAAAATGGTAACCCACCAGGTATTCTTAAGCGTGAAGAAGTAGATCCTCTACCTCCTCTTTTCAAGGTGATAGTCAAGAGGCTGATCAGATGGCACGTTCTTCCGCCAACATGTGTTCCTGATAGCTGCATTGTCAACATCTATGACGCAGGAGACTGCATACCTCCACATATTGATAATCATGATTTTGTTCGGCCATTCTGCACTATATCTTTCCTCAGTGTGTGCAATATAGTATTTGGAACAGACTTGAAAATCGTGGGCCCTGGAGAATTTACCGGCTCTATGGCAATCCCCTTGCCTGTAGG ATCGGTTTTGGTGTTAAATGGAAATGGAGCTGATGTTGCTAAACATTGTGTCCCTGCAGTTCCATCTAAGAG GATATCTATTACTTTCCGAAGAATGGATGAATCAAAGCGGCCGGTGTATTATGCTCCCGAACCAGAATTTGTAGGGCTTGAACCCTTGTGTTATGATGAGGAAGGTGGAAAGAAGTCCCCATCACCAAGAAATATGGGCAGGCAAGGGACAAGAGGTGGGTTCAGGTCAGAAAGGAAGAAAGATGAAGAGCCTCGGTATTCAGGCCGGTATCGACCTTCCACGAGGGCTCCAAGAACTAGGGTAAATTTGGCAGGGAGTTGA
- the LOC130808219 gene encoding RNA demethylase ALKBH9B-like isoform X1 codes for MTDPPRLNDPFLLRYDESELEIASEFLSNWLPFLSRDLCQNCTHNLSRRIRSLTPQHDNKGPSNSGDHSAVLMPDKEDSDFDKCDTHSLGSWKDEAETNSYGTNVCSESVLDASPSEVCSNSASIVVETPKVRMSWADMTQEDELEGDGDALGEAARKKTELSRDQREYLRFMNVRRKKDFICLERIDGKFKNILQGLELHTGVFSAVEQKRIVDCVYELEEKGKKGELKERTYTAPRKWMKGKGRVTIQFGCCYNYATDKNGNPPGILKREEVDPLPPLFKVIVKRLIRWHVLPPTCVPDSCIVNIYDAGDCIPPHIDNHDFVRPFCTISFLSVCNIVFGTDLKIVGPGEFTGSMAIPLPVGSVLVLNGNGADVAKHCVPAVPSKRISITFRRMDESKRPVYYAPEPEFVGLEPLCYDEEGGKKSPSPRNMGRQGTRGGFRSERKKDEEPRYSGRYRPSTRAPRTRVNLAGS; via the exons ATGACGGATCCTCCACGTTTAAACGATCCGTTTCTTCTCCGATACGATGAATCGGAACTCGAAATTGCGTCGGAGTTTCTATCAAATTGGTTACCCTTTCTGTCACGAGACCTTTGTCAGAACTGTACTCATAATCTTTCTCGTCGTATCCGCTCCCTCACTCCTC AACATGATAACAAGGGACCTTCCAATTCGGGAGATCATTCGGCAGTTTTGATGCCGGATAAAGAAGATAGTGATTTTGATAAGTGTGATACTCATTCGTTAGGGAGTTGGAAAGATGAGGCAGAAACAAATTCATATGGTACCAATGTGTGCTCAGAATCAGTCCTTGATGCTTCCCCTAGTGAAGTGTGCAGTAATTCTGCATCTATTGTAGTTGAAACTCCCAAAGTTCGTATGTCGTGGGCCGACATGACTCAAGAGGATGAACTTGAAGGAGATGGAGATGCACTCGGTGAGGCGGCCAGAAAGAAAACAGAGTTATCTCGGGATCAAAGAGAGTATTTAAGGTTTATGAATGTTAGAAGGAAGAAGGATTTTATATGCCTTGAGAGGATTGATGGAAAGTTCAAGAATATTCTTCAAGGGCTTGAGCTGCATACAGGTGTATTCAGCGCTGTGGAACAGAAAAGGATTGTTGATTGTGTGTACGAACTCGAAGAAAAGGGAAAGAAAGGGGAGCTGAAAG AGCGCACTTACACAGCACCCAGGAAGTGGATGAAGGGTAAAGGACGTGTGACTATTCAATTTGGTTGCTGTTATAATTATGCTACT GATAAAAATGGTAACCCACCAGGTATTCTTAAGCGTGAAGAAGTAGATCCTCTACCTCCTCTTTTCAAGGTGATAGTCAAGAGGCTGATCAGATGGCACGTTCTTCCGCCAACATGTGTTCCTGATAGCTGCATTGTCAACATCTATGACGCAGGAGACTGCATACCTCCACATATTGATAATCATGATTTTGTTCGGCCATTCTGCACTATATCTTTCCTCAGTGTGTGCAATATAGTATTTGGAACAGACTTGAAAATCGTGGGCCCTGGAGAATTTACCGGCTCTATGGCAATCCCCTTGCCTGTAGG ATCGGTTTTGGTGTTAAATGGAAATGGAGCTGATGTTGCTAAACATTGTGTCCCTGCAGTTCCATCTAAGAG GATATCTATTACTTTCCGAAGAATGGATGAATCAAAGCGGCCGGTGTATTATGCTCCCGAACCAGAATTTGTAGGGCTTGAACCCTTGTGTTATGATGAGGAAGGTGGAAAGAAGTCCCCATCACCAAGAAATATGGGCAGGCAAGGGACAAGAGGTGGGTTCAGGTCAGAAAGGAAGAAAGATGAAGAGCCTCGGTATTCAGGCCGGTATCGACCTTCCACGAGGGCTCCAAGAACTAGGGTAAATTTGGCAGGGAGTTGA